In Paenibacillus kyungheensis, the following are encoded in one genomic region:
- a CDS encoding thioredoxin family protein: protein MEQLFSKKQVDDFIRQHSLTLLMLKTQNCSVCEAVQPQAERLLEGYEHITGGFVYMEDVPELAGEYMIFTSPVLLLLMEGKEVYRVARFIIFEELANQINRYHEFMQS from the coding sequence ATGGAACAGCTTTTTTCTAAAAAGCAGGTAGATGATTTTATTCGCCAGCATTCGTTGACATTGCTTATGCTCAAAACGCAGAATTGTAGTGTATGTGAAGCGGTTCAACCGCAGGCGGAACGTTTGTTAGAAGGGTATGAGCATATTACAGGTGGATTTGTGTATATGGAGGATGTGCCTGAATTGGCGGGAGAGTATATGATTTTTACTTCACCGGTATTGTTGCTACTGATGGAAGGCAAAGAGGTATATCGGGTGGCTCGCTTTATTATATTTGAAGAATTGGCGAACCAGATCAATCGGTATCATGAATTTATGCAATCGTAA